The proteins below come from a single Ochotona princeps isolate mOchPri1 chromosome 6, mOchPri1.hap1, whole genome shotgun sequence genomic window:
- the PIERCE2 gene encoding piercer of microtubule wall 2 protein — translation MTDCDWDKRNASNSDTEMKLDQSPPCVNPGNPVFSCMLDPKTLRTATSLSKPQMILYKTNSSHYGEFLPVPQFLPCNYTPKEQVFSSHIRATGFYQNNSLNIAPDRTRTLDFPNFQHTL, via the exons ATGACGGACTGCGACTGG GATAAGAGAAATGCTTCAAATTCagacacagaaatgaagcttgaccAATCACCTCCTTGTGTGAACCCTGGCAATCCAGTGTTTTCATGCATGTTGGACCCAAAGACACTTCGTACGGCCACCTCACTATCTAAACCCCAGATGATTCTGTATAAAACCAATTCAAGTCACTATGGTGAATTTTTACCTGTTCCGCAGTTTTTGCCCTGCAATTACACTCCAAAGGAACAAGTATTTTCAAGCCACATCAGAGCAACTGGATTTTATCAAAACAACAGTCTAAATATTGCACCTGACAGAACCAGAACTCTTGATTTTCCTAATTTTCAACACACTCTGTGA